A genomic region of Manihot esculenta cultivar AM560-2 chromosome 15, M.esculenta_v8, whole genome shotgun sequence contains the following coding sequences:
- the LOC110601093 gene encoding GDSL esterase/lipase At5g45670 — MEVKRSSWKWWWAVVSAVVLVMHGCASAQQVPCYFIFGDSLVDNGNNNQLTSLARADYLPYGIDFNPPGPTGRFSNGKSTVDVIAELLGFDDYIPPYVSVSGREILRGVNYASAAAGIREETGQQLGGRISFSGQVRNYQNTVSQMVNLLGDEDTTANYLSKCIFSIGLGSNDYLNNYFMTQFYSSSRQYTPEQWSDILIQQYTQQLRNLYDYGARKFVLIGVGQIGCSPSELAQNSPDGRTCVERINSANQIFNNKLKSIVDQFNGNTPDAKFIYINAYGIFQDITSNPARYGFTVTNAGCCGVGRNNGQITCLPMQNPCPNRNEYLFWDAFHPTEAANTIIGRRSYSAESPSDAYPFDIRHLAQL; from the exons ATGGAGGTGAAGAGATCGTCATGGAAATGGTGGTGGGCCGTGGTGAGTGCGGTGGTTTTGGTAATGCATGGGTGTGCTTCAGCTCAACAGGTGCCTTGCTACTTCATATTTGGTGATTCTTTGGTGGATAATGGGAATAATAATCAACTAACGTCGTTGGCTAGAGCTGATTATTTGCCTTATGGGATCGATTTCAACCCTCCTGGTCCTACTGGTAGATTTTCCAATGGTAAATCCACTGTTGATGTCAttg CTGAGCTCTTGGGTTTCGATGATTATATTCCTCCCTATGTTAGCGTTAGTGGTCGAGAAATACTCAGAGGGGTAAATTATGCATCAGCGGCCGCCGGAATTAGAGAAGAAACTGGCCAGCAACTt GGAGGCCGCATTAGTTTCAGTGGTCAAGTAAGGAACTACCAAAATACAGTGTCTCAAATGGTGAACTTGCTGGGAGATGAGGACACAACAGCAAATTATTTAAGCAAGTGCATATTTTCCATTGGATTAGGGAGCAATGATTATCTTAACAATTATTTCATGACTCAATTCTATTCATCCAGTAGGCAATATACACCAGAGCAGTGGTCAGATATTCTTATCCAACAGTACACTCAACAATTAAGG AATCTGTACGACTATGGAGCAAGGAAATTTGTGTTGATTGGAGTGGGTCAAATTGGGTGCAGCCCAAGTGAATTGGCTCAAAATAGCCCAGATGGTAGAACATGTGTTGAGAGAATCAACTCTGCCAACCAGATTTTCAATAACAAGCTCAAATCTATTGTTGATCAATTCAACGGCAATACCCCAGATGCTAAATTTATCTATATCAATGCTTATGGAATTTTCCAAGACATTACAAGCAATCCTGCAAGATATG GTTTTACGGTTACAAATGCTGGGTGCTGTGGTGTGGGGAGGAACAATGGTCAAATTACATGCCTGCCTATGCAAAATCCATGCCCAAATAGGAACGAGTATTTGTTTTGGGATGCATTTCACCCAACGGAAGCAGCAAACACAATAATTGGTAGAAGATCTTACAGTGCTGAATCTCCGTCGGATGCTTACCCATTTGATATTCGCCATCTAGCACAGCTCTGA